In a single window of the Amia ocellicauda isolate fAmiCal2 chromosome 20, fAmiCal2.hap1, whole genome shotgun sequence genome:
- the star2 gene encoding steroidogenic acute regulatory protein, mitochondrial, which yields MLPAVVKLCCGISYQHFRNMTGLQRMAMAAIGQEVNVMKLCGHITLPSIRFPAKPRKEEPVSSPAIFTDEELVFVRQGKEALQRALEILEEKEGWKIEISGGNGDVIFSKIVPGTGKVFRLEGVLDATPEELYNHLFVKVEEMNQWNPDVKQVKVLKHVGLDTKITHEVSAEKAGNLIGQRDFLSIRHCCKQKSSIYLAGVAANLESFPPQKGFVRAQDGPTCIIIQPLGNDKSRSQFTWLLNMDLKGWIPKSIVNQALPQVQVDFTKHLRKRLTSRLFSVPH from the exons ATGCTGCCAGCAGTTGTTAAACTCTGTTGTGGAATCTCATACCAGCATTTCAGGAACATGACAG GATTACAACGAATGGCGATGGCAGCAATTGGGCAAGAAGTAAATGTTATGAAACTTTGCGGCCACATCACCCTCCCAA GCATCCGTTTCCCAGCAAAACCAAGAAAAGAAGAACCTGTCAGCTCACCGGCGATTTTCACAGATGAAGAATTGGTCTTTGTAAGGCAAGGAAAGGAAGCCTTACAAAGGGCCCTAGAGATCCTGGAAGAGAAAGAAGGATGGAAAATAGAAATTTCAGGG GGAAATGGTGATGTTATCTTCAGTAAGATCGTCCCAGGAACCGGAAAGGTCTTCAGACTGGAAGGGGTTTTAGATGCCACGCCTGAGGAGCTTTACAATCACCTGTTTGTCAAAGTTGAAGAGATGAATCAATGGAACCCCGATGTGAAACAAGTGAAA GTGTTAAAACATGTTGGCCTGGACACTAAGATTACTCACGAGGTCTCAGCTGAGAAAGCAGGGAATCTCATTGGCCAGAGGGATTTTTTGAGCATCAGACATTGCTGCAAACAGAAGTCCTCTATTTATCTAGCCGGGGTTGCCGCAAATCTGGAATCCTTCCCACCTCAAAAAGGATTTGTCAG AGCTCAGGATGGACCTACCTGCATCATCATACAGCCACTTGGAAACGACAAGAGTAGGAGCCAGTTTACTTGGCTTCTTAATATGGACCTCAAG ggCTGGATACCAAAGTCTATCGTCAATCAAGCCTTGCCACAAGTCCAGGTAGATTTTACCAAACATCTACGGAAACGTCTGACTTCACGGCTCTTCTCTGTGCCGCACTGA